In the genome of Candidatus Woesearchaeota archaeon, one region contains:
- a CDS encoding transcription factor S, with product MFCKKCGAILIPKKEGNKRVMSCSCGYKETDRDKMKIVEKTKESASIEVVHKEDDSPHPLVEVTCPKCKHEKAYFWSLQTRAADEPETKFYKCEKCKHTWRDYT from the coding sequence ATGTTTTGCAAAAAATGTGGTGCAATTCTTATTCCAAAAAAAGAAGGCAATAAACGAGTCATGTCTTGCTCGTGTGGGTATAAAGAAACAGATCGTGATAAGATGAAAATTGTGGAGAAAACAAAAGAGAGTGCGTCCATTGAAGTTGTTCATAAAGAAGATGATAGCCCTCATCCCTTAGTAGAGGTAACCTGCCCAAAATGTAAGCATGAGAAGGCTTATTTTTGGTCTCTCCAAACAAGGGCTGCAGATGAACCAGAAACTAAATTCTATAAATGCGAGAAATGTAAGCATACCTGGCGAGACTATACCTAA